Proteins from a genomic interval of Niabella soli DSM 19437:
- a CDS encoding TolC family protein, whose protein sequence is MARIIITAVFLYLCYMPSKGFAQADTSLAALPQTWTLQQCIDYAKRNNIEINSLRLNEKTDQQNILLAKAAKYPNLLGSTSQSFTNSKNANPVVGGFQTQSSFASNYSLNSSVTIYNGGAINNTIKQTETQLKADAFNTSAMENSIILQLTQAYLAILLAKENSIYLQDLLNTSQAQLKQGTIRYNAGSISKLELVGFQSQVATDQYNLTTTENSIRQNTLTLKQLLQLPSGYNMQIIQPDTVATAPKLVDALDVAQQQAHDTRPEIKSSQLGIDMAQYSLEKAKAGKRPTITGTGALSTGYSDNQSSAYIRQLDNNFYQRIGIGLSIPIFNNRMARTNIENAKIAIDAAKLNLKKTETTLSQEVEQAYINVLNAQAQYEAAVTQLNTNRETYQISGEQLRLGAITSVDYLLQKNLYIQALQQYIQAKYNAIIGVKVYDFYKGAPVTIE, encoded by the coding sequence ATGGCCCGGATAATAATAACAGCAGTATTTCTTTATTTGTGCTACATGCCGTCAAAAGGGTTTGCCCAGGCAGATACTTCGCTGGCCGCATTGCCCCAAACCTGGACGCTGCAGCAATGCATTGACTACGCGAAGCGCAACAACATAGAGATCAATAGTTTACGGCTTAACGAAAAAACAGACCAGCAAAATATCCTGTTAGCAAAAGCCGCAAAATATCCGAATTTACTGGGCAGCACTTCCCAAAGCTTTACCAATAGTAAAAACGCTAACCCGGTGGTGGGCGGGTTTCAGACCCAGTCGAGCTTTGCGAGCAACTATTCGTTAAATTCTTCCGTTACGATCTATAATGGCGGCGCCATCAACAATACTATAAAACAAACTGAAACACAGCTTAAGGCAGATGCATTTAATACGTCTGCCATGGAAAACAGTATAATATTGCAACTGACTCAAGCCTACCTGGCTATCCTGCTGGCCAAGGAAAACAGCATTTACCTGCAGGACCTGCTCAATACCTCGCAGGCGCAATTGAAGCAGGGCACGATCCGTTATAATGCCGGCAGTATTTCCAAATTAGAACTGGTCGGCTTTCAATCGCAGGTAGCTACGGATCAGTATAACCTTACCACAACAGAAAATAGTATCCGGCAAAACACGCTTACATTAAAACAATTGCTGCAATTGCCCTCCGGATATAACATGCAGATCATACAGCCAGACACTGTAGCCACAGCCCCCAAACTCGTAGATGCGCTGGATGTGGCACAGCAGCAGGCGCATGATACCCGGCCCGAAATTAAAAGCAGCCAGTTGGGGATTGATATGGCCCAATATAGCCTGGAAAAAGCCAAAGCAGGCAAAAGACCCACCATCACCGGGACCGGGGCTTTGTCTACAGGGTATTCCGATAACCAGTCTTCCGCCTATATCCGGCAGTTGGATAACAACTTTTATCAACGTATTGGGATAGGGCTGTCCATTCCCATTTTTAATAATCGTATGGCACGCACCAATATCGAAAATGCAAAAATCGCGATCGATGCGGCAAAGCTGAATCTTAAAAAAACAGAAACCACCTTATCGCAGGAAGTAGAGCAGGCCTATATAAATGTATTGAATGCCCAGGCTCAATACGAAGCGGCAGTAACCCAGCTCAATACGAACCGGGAAACCTACCAGATATCAGGCGAACAGTTGCGCCTGGGCGCGATCACTTCGGTCGATTATCTATTGCAAAAAAATCTGTACATACAGGCATTACAACAATATATACAGGCAAAATACAATGCTATCATTGGCGTAAAAGTGTACGATTTTTATAAGGGCGCGCCGGTAACTATTGAATAA
- a CDS encoding efflux RND transporter periplasmic adaptor subunit produces the protein MKRNKRIFGIVLALVLIAAAIAYFRFRKDENTLVLTTEKPHYGPIATSVMATGTVQPVDTVIIGSQVSGTIKKIFTDFNGVVKKGQILAQIDPSLFNAQVQQQNANLQQARSNLTYQQANFNRQSELFKAGAISKAELETAENSFKTARDQVNGATAQLSAAQKNLSFTNIYSPIDGTVLSRAVSEGQTVASSFNTPTLFSIAKDLKKMQVRAAVDEADIGNVRTGERVTFTVDAFPNDVFKGTVQEIRLQPTVSSNVVTYTTIIEASNDDLKLKPGMTANINIYTEELDNVLLIPAAALKYAPDEATAKQFKMTPAANQGNAKSRNNPQAANKPRTDSSGNAIKHASVWLKRGDSLISKRIETGLTDDINVQILKGLTAKDELITAQQVQSSSDATASGDRSPFMPQRRRSSNTKSSSNKAGGGGGPR, from the coding sequence ATGAAACGGAACAAAAGAATTTTTGGCATAGTACTGGCGCTGGTGTTGATCGCCGCCGCAATTGCGTACTTCAGGTTCAGAAAAGATGAAAATACGCTGGTGCTTACTACAGAGAAACCGCATTATGGCCCTATTGCAACCAGCGTAATGGCTACGGGAACGGTTCAGCCTGTCGATACGGTCATCATTGGTTCACAGGTGTCGGGAACGATAAAAAAAATATTTACCGATTTCAACGGAGTGGTAAAAAAGGGGCAGATCCTTGCGCAAATAGACCCCTCGCTGTTTAACGCCCAGGTGCAGCAGCAAAACGCCAACCTGCAACAGGCGCGCAGCAATCTTACCTATCAGCAAGCCAATTTTAACCGTCAGTCGGAACTATTCAAGGCCGGAGCCATTAGCAAGGCCGAGCTTGAAACCGCGGAGAATAGTTTTAAAACCGCGCGGGACCAGGTCAACGGCGCTACCGCACAATTATCAGCGGCCCAAAAGAACCTGTCGTTTACCAATATTTATTCCCCCATCGATGGCACGGTGCTTTCAAGGGCCGTGAGCGAAGGCCAAACGGTGGCCTCCAGCTTCAATACACCTACCTTATTCAGTATTGCCAAGGATCTGAAAAAAATGCAGGTACGTGCCGCTGTTGATGAGGCTGACATTGGTAATGTACGGACCGGGGAGCGCGTAACCTTTACTGTAGATGCTTTTCCCAATGATGTATTTAAAGGAACGGTACAGGAGATCCGGCTGCAGCCAACCGTTTCCTCAAATGTGGTAACATATACTACCATCATAGAGGCTTCTAACGATGACCTGAAGCTAAAACCGGGAATGACGGCCAACATTAATATTTATACGGAAGAACTGGATAATGTGTTGCTGATACCGGCGGCGGCATTAAAATATGCGCCGGATGAAGCTACGGCAAAACAGTTTAAAATGACGCCTGCCGCCAATCAGGGAAATGCTAAATCAAGAAATAATCCACAAGCGGCCAATAAACCCCGTACGGACAGCTCCGGCAATGCGATAAAACATGCTTCTGTGTGGTTAAAACGGGGCGATTCGCTTATTTCCAAAAGAATAGAAACAGGTCTTACCGATGATATTAATGTACAAATACTAAAGGGACTTACCGCCAAGGATGAGCTCATTACGGCACAACAGGTGCAAAGCAGTTCGGATGCGACTGCTTCCGGCGACAGAAGTCCGTTTATGCCGCAAAGAAGAAGAAGCAGTAATACAAAAAGCAGCAGCAATAAAGCCGGAGGCGGAGGCGGGCCGCGGTAA
- a CDS encoding ABC transporter ATP-binding protein encodes MNKKILDITELKRNFRMGAEVVHALKGISFDVKEGEFLTIMGSSGSGKTTLLNILGCLDKPTEGTYMLDGVAIKSLSRDALAQLRNHKIGFVFQAYNLLPRTSAVENVELPLLYNSSISAKERRERAIHALEAVKLADRLDHTPNQLSGGQQQRVAIARALVNHPVMILADEATGNLDSKTSYEIMALMQDLNTEGKTIVFVTHEPDIAAFSSRTIMLRDGRITKDYFNENKKSAKEMLAAMPTTDDY; translated from the coding sequence ATGAATAAGAAAATTTTAGATATTACCGAGCTGAAGCGCAACTTCCGGATGGGCGCGGAGGTAGTGCACGCCCTTAAAGGGATTTCCTTTGATGTAAAAGAAGGCGAATTTTTAACCATTATGGGGAGCAGCGGTTCGGGAAAAACCACTTTACTCAACATTCTGGGTTGCCTGGATAAACCAACCGAAGGCACTTATATGCTGGATGGCGTTGCTATTAAAAGCCTTTCGCGGGATGCGCTGGCGCAGTTGCGCAATCATAAGATCGGGTTCGTATTCCAGGCCTATAACCTGTTGCCCAGAACATCTGCTGTTGAAAATGTGGAACTCCCGTTACTATATAATTCCAGTATTTCGGCAAAAGAACGGCGGGAACGTGCCATACATGCATTGGAAGCCGTGAAACTGGCCGATCGCCTGGATCACACGCCCAATCAGCTTTCCGGAGGACAGCAACAGCGGGTGGCCATTGCGCGCGCATTGGTCAATCATCCGGTAATGATCCTGGCAGATGAAGCCACCGGCAACCTGGATTCAAAAACCTCCTATGAAATCATGGCCTTAATGCAGGACTTAAATACAGAGGGCAAGACCATTGTGTTTGTTACCCACGAGCCGGATATTGCAGCGTTCAGCAGCCGGACCATTATGCTGCGCGATGGCCGCATAACAAAGGACTATTTTAATGAAAATAAAAAATCGGCAAAAGAGATGCTGGCAGCAATGCCTACCACAGATGATTATTAA
- a CDS encoding ABC transporter permease, whose protein sequence is MSLINLFRIALRALQRNKLRAFLTMLGIIIGVASVIAMVAIGQGSKKSIQDQLSSMGSNMITIRPNSNVTAGARLDFSSVQTLKEQDIIAIKKQAQYISGVSPAVTQRGQVISGNLNWKTTVQGVSPDFLSIRNWPLSSGISFTDADVKTADKVCLLGQTVVANLFPSGENPIGKVIRFNTIPFKVIGVLAQKGENAFGQDQDDIVLAPYSTVQKRITASIYFQNIYCSATDQANTDKAVDELSSILRTSHRLRPADEDDFTIRTQAELINTFSSTSELLTVLLGAIAGISLIVGGIGIMNIMYVSVTERTKEIGLRMSLGARGKDILMQFLVEAILISITGGLIGIALGITSSQLITVFLKWPTLVSQSSVTLSFLVCAVTGIFFGYYPAQKASRLDPIEALRYE, encoded by the coding sequence ATGAGTTTGATTAACCTTTTCAGGATCGCGTTACGGGCATTGCAGCGCAACAAGCTACGGGCCTTTCTTACCATGCTCGGCATTATCATCGGTGTGGCATCCGTGATCGCAATGGTGGCCATAGGGCAGGGGTCAAAAAAAAGCATCCAGGACCAACTGTCCAGCATGGGATCCAACATGATCACGATCCGGCCCAATAGTAATGTGACAGCGGGCGCACGGCTCGATTTTTCAAGCGTGCAGACCCTGAAAGAACAGGATATTATCGCTATAAAAAAGCAGGCGCAATATATAAGCGGCGTTTCCCCTGCTGTAACGCAGAGAGGACAAGTGATTAGTGGTAACCTAAACTGGAAGACTACGGTGCAGGGTGTTAGTCCGGATTTTCTAAGTATCCGCAACTGGCCGCTGAGCAGCGGCATTTCATTTACCGATGCAGATGTAAAGACCGCCGATAAAGTTTGCCTCCTGGGCCAGACCGTTGTGGCCAACCTGTTCCCCAGCGGGGAAAATCCCATCGGCAAGGTGATCCGTTTTAATACCATCCCGTTTAAAGTAATTGGCGTACTTGCTCAAAAGGGGGAAAATGCTTTTGGCCAGGACCAGGATGATATTGTATTAGCCCCCTATTCAACCGTTCAAAAAAGAATAACGGCTTCCATTTATTTCCAGAACATTTATTGCTCCGCCACTGACCAGGCCAATACGGACAAAGCAGTAGACGAGCTCTCATCCATCCTGCGCACCTCTCATCGTTTACGACCCGCCGATGAGGATGATTTTACCATCCGGACGCAGGCCGAACTGATCAATACCTTTAGTTCCACCAGCGAGCTTTTAACCGTTCTCCTGGGCGCTATTGCCGGCATTTCGCTGATCGTGGGCGGCATCGGCATCATGAATATTATGTATGTTTCCGTTACGGAACGTACCAAGGAAATTGGTCTGCGGATGTCGCTGGGCGCCCGGGGGAAAGATATCCTGATGCAATTCCTGGTGGAAGCCATTCTTATCAGTATTACCGGCGGTCTTATAGGTATCGCCCTGGGCATCACTTCCAGTCAGTTGATCACTGTATTTCTCAAATGGCCCACGTTAGTATCGCAATCTTCCGTTACTCTGTCTTTTTTGGTATGCGCCGTTACCGGGATATTCTTTGGTTACTACCCCGCGCAAAAAGCATCAAGGCTGGATCCGATCGAGGCCTTGCGGTATGAATAA
- a CDS encoding SRPBCC family protein, protein MHAKTGMKLIRWIFLFLICVGATLFAFSFLAPDHQQVVRAVVINAPQEKVYRQMLLLQNFNNWSIWGNADSSIRYTSNNIPDGQIGTTITWQGNALLSGKGMLQLTGLKENKEIDHHITFLEPQKMEADSKFELADQNGATRVTWTFTIPSKKPWNIYNLFYSLDKEKGREFEKGLLALKMIIEKGSVINLPGISVISFPLTNYIAVRQPVAATDLFNFFSTHFRYLQQSSLQDSATVKKTTALFYKKEEKGSQSDVAAALEIPAGTNPRVQAPATLISLPASKGIAVRIPGNYSTDKTMAYRALDDYIAAKQLKVTPPVIEEYTAADSSVRIIYLVD, encoded by the coding sequence TTGCACGCAAAAACTGGTATGAAACTGATCCGCTGGATATTCCTCTTTTTGATTTGTGTGGGCGCCACATTATTTGCTTTTTCTTTTTTGGCACCGGATCATCAACAGGTGGTGCGCGCTGTTGTCATCAATGCGCCGCAGGAAAAAGTATACCGGCAAATGCTGCTCCTGCAAAATTTCAACAACTGGTCCATCTGGGGCAACGCCGATTCATCGATCCGGTATACATCTAACAATATTCCCGACGGGCAGATCGGCACTACGATTACGTGGCAGGGAAATGCACTATTGTCGGGTAAAGGCATGTTGCAACTAACGGGATTGAAAGAAAACAAAGAGATCGATCATCATATTACTTTTCTTGAACCTCAAAAGATGGAGGCCGATTCAAAATTTGAACTGGCGGATCAAAACGGCGCTACCCGGGTAACCTGGACCTTTACCATACCCTCGAAAAAACCCTGGAACATCTATAATTTATTTTATAGCCTTGATAAAGAGAAAGGCCGCGAATTTGAAAAAGGATTGCTGGCATTGAAAATGATCATAGAAAAAGGATCGGTAATCAATTTGCCCGGGATCAGCGTCATCAGTTTCCCGCTGACCAATTACATAGCCGTAAGGCAGCCGGTTGCAGCAACCGATTTGTTTAATTTCTTTTCCACCCACTTTCGCTACCTGCAGCAAAGCAGCTTACAGGATAGCGCCACCGTAAAAAAAACAACCGCTTTATTCTATAAAAAGGAAGAGAAAGGAAGCCAAAGCGATGTAGCCGCAGCCCTTGAAATTCCCGCAGGTACGAACCCTCGGGTGCAGGCGCCTGCAACGCTTATCAGCCTGCCGGCCTCAAAAGGAATAGCCGTACGTATTCCGGGGAATTATTCAACGGATAAAACAATGGCCTACCGGGCCCTTGATGATTATATCGCAGCAAAGCAGTTAAAGGTAACACCGCCGGTAATAGAGGAATATACAGCGGCAGACAGTTCGGTACGGATTATTTACCTGGTGGATTAA
- a CDS encoding GlxA family transcriptional regulator, whose product MKQVTIVVPECRVNMNTIGGAFDILNQANEYWMRSGNDAAIEVRIAGFVSEQRSHSEYLSIHPISIDTINNTDLVLIPAPLSDHENAIKNNQQLIEWIRVQYENGAEVASMCAGGFLLAATGLLNGKRCSIHWNAIKDFKQLFPEVEVAGEKIITAEKGLYTNGGAYSFLNLILYLVEKLFDRTTAVYCSKFYQIDIERHSQSPFTIFDLQKGHDDALIGEAQVYIEEHIDAKISFEQLAKTLAISRRNFDRRFIRATGDTPVAYLQRVKIEAAKKELEKGQKTVFEVMLDVGYADDKAFREVFKKITGLSPTAYRNKYNAVVLN is encoded by the coding sequence ATGAAACAGGTAACTATTGTGGTACCCGAATGCCGGGTAAATATGAATACGATTGGGGGCGCCTTTGATATTTTAAACCAGGCCAACGAATATTGGATGCGCTCCGGGAATGATGCGGCTATTGAGGTCCGTATTGCGGGCTTTGTATCCGAACAGCGATCACACAGCGAATACCTGTCTATTCACCCCATATCGATTGACACTATTAATAATACCGATCTTGTTTTAATCCCCGCCCCGCTGTCTGATCATGAAAATGCTATCAAAAACAATCAGCAGCTTATTGAATGGATCCGGGTGCAATATGAAAATGGAGCAGAAGTGGCCAGCATGTGTGCGGGTGGTTTTTTGCTGGCGGCTACAGGGCTGCTGAACGGCAAACGCTGTTCCATACATTGGAATGCCATAAAAGATTTTAAACAACTGTTTCCTGAAGTGGAAGTGGCGGGAGAAAAAATTATTACCGCCGAAAAAGGGCTCTATACCAACGGCGGCGCTTATTCTTTTTTAAACCTGATCCTGTACCTGGTAGAAAAATTGTTCGACAGGACTACGGCTGTTTACTGTTCCAAATTTTATCAGATCGATATCGAACGGCATTCGCAATCGCCTTTTACCATTTTTGATCTGCAGAAAGGGCATGATGACGCGTTGATCGGCGAAGCGCAGGTCTATATTGAGGAGCATATTGATGCAAAGATCTCGTTTGAACAACTGGCTAAAACACTGGCCATCAGCCGGCGTAACTTCGACAGGCGTTTTATCCGCGCTACCGGGGATACGCCCGTGGCCTACCTTCAACGGGTAAAAATTGAAGCGGCAAAAAAAGAACTGGAAAAAGGACAAAAAACCGTTTTTGAAGTGATGCTGGATGTGGGCTACGCCGATGATAAGGCCTTCAGAGAAGTATTTAAAAAAATAACGGGATTATCACCCACAGCCTACCGGAATAAATACAATGCTGTGGTGTTGAACTGA
- the ruvB gene encoding Holliday junction branch migration DNA helicase RuvB, which yields MSNPNLNKEKQGLTTQDSEFENSIRPGHIKDFAGQGQLIENLVIFIRAAKMRGEALDHVLFHGPPGLGKTTLSRIVANELGVNIKETSGPVIEKPGDLAGLLTSLEPNDVLFIDEIHRLSTVVEEYLYAAMEDYRLDILLDSGPNARSIQLSLNPFTLIGATTRSGLLTAPLLSRFAIKSRLEYYNAETLQKIVLRAAGILDVKIAANAAMEIARRSRATPRIANGLLRRVRDFAQVLNDGIIDIGITQHALKALNVDEYGLDEMDNRILLAIIEKFKGGPVGLTTIATAVGEEPGTLEEVYEPFLIQEGFLQRTPRGREVTHKAYEHLGKKPGNRGTTNLELDL from the coding sequence ATGAGTAATCCCAATTTAAATAAGGAAAAACAAGGCCTGACCACACAGGACAGTGAATTTGAGAACTCCATCCGGCCGGGTCATATTAAAGATTTCGCCGGACAAGGGCAATTAATTGAAAACCTGGTCATTTTTATCCGTGCTGCGAAAATGCGGGGCGAAGCGCTGGACCATGTTCTTTTTCATGGTCCTCCGGGATTGGGGAAAACCACCTTATCGCGTATTGTGGCCAATGAACTGGGCGTAAATATAAAAGAGACCAGTGGGCCCGTTATTGAAAAACCGGGAGACCTTGCCGGCTTACTGACATCACTGGAGCCCAATGACGTATTATTTATCGACGAAATTCACCGGCTCAGCACCGTGGTGGAAGAATATTTATATGCGGCAATGGAAGATTACCGGCTGGATATTCTGCTGGACAGCGGTCCTAACGCAAGAAGCATCCAGCTTTCACTGAATCCCTTCACCCTGATCGGCGCTACCACAAGGAGCGGTTTATTAACGGCGCCATTATTATCCAGGTTTGCCATCAAGTCGCGACTGGAATATTACAATGCTGAAACACTTCAAAAAATTGTATTACGTGCTGCCGGGATACTGGATGTAAAAATTGCCGCCAACGCCGCTATGGAGATAGCCCGCAGAAGCCGTGCCACCCCGCGTATTGCCAATGGCCTGCTGCGGCGGGTGCGCGATTTTGCACAGGTGCTGAACGACGGCATCATTGATATTGGCATTACCCAACATGCATTGAAGGCATTGAATGTTGATGAATATGGCCTCGATGAAATGGATAACCGCATCCTGCTGGCCATCATTGAAAAATTCAAAGGCGGCCCCGTAGGGCTTACCACCATTGCCACCGCTGTGGGCGAAGAGCCCGGCACCCTTGAAGAAGTGTACGAGCCTTTTTTAATACAGGAAGGCTTTTTACAAAGAACTCCGCGCGGCCGCGAAGTGACCCATAAAGCGTATGAACATCTCGGGAAAAAACCGGGGAACCGCGGAACAACGAACCTGGAGCTGGACCTTTAA
- the kbl gene encoding glycine C-acetyltransferase, with protein sequence MNEHFAKRIGGELEEIKTSGLYKTERIIESPQGAAITVNGKTVINFCANNYLGLSSHPDVIKAAHATIDSRGYGMSSVRFICGTQDIHKELEQKLSEFLGTEDTILYAAAFDANGGVFEPLFNEQDAIISDALNHASIIDGVRLCKAQRYRYEHNNMADLEAKLKEAAGARSRIIVTDGSFSMDGTIAQLDKIVELAEKYDAVIMIDECHSSGFLGKTGRGTHEYRGVMGKIDIITGTLGKALGGASGGFTSGKKEVIEMLRQKSRPYLFSNTLAPSIVGGSIAVLDMLSASTQLRDKLEYNTKYFREKMTAAGFDIKPGDHPIVPIMLYDAVLAADFAAKLLDEGIYVIGFFFPVVPKGQARIRVQLSAGHEQEHLDKAIAAFTKVGKELGVLK encoded by the coding sequence ATGAACGAACATTTTGCGAAACGCATCGGCGGCGAACTTGAGGAGATCAAAACCTCTGGTCTTTATAAAACAGAACGCATTATTGAAAGTCCGCAGGGCGCTGCTATTACTGTGAATGGCAAGACCGTGATAAATTTCTGTGCCAACAATTACCTTGGTCTTTCTTCTCACCCTGATGTAATTAAAGCCGCTCACGCCACTATCGATTCCCGGGGTTATGGCATGAGCAGTGTACGTTTCATTTGCGGAACGCAGGATATTCATAAGGAACTGGAGCAAAAACTGTCTGAATTCCTGGGAACGGAAGATACCATCCTGTATGCAGCGGCATTTGATGCAAACGGCGGCGTTTTTGAACCGCTTTTTAATGAACAGGACGCTATCATTTCTGATGCGCTGAACCATGCCAGTATCATCGATGGCGTTCGCTTATGTAAAGCGCAACGCTACCGGTACGAGCATAATAATATGGCGGATCTGGAAGCAAAGCTGAAAGAGGCCGCCGGTGCCCGCAGCCGCATTATTGTTACGGACGGTTCTTTTAGTATGGACGGAACGATCGCCCAATTGGATAAGATCGTGGAGTTGGCGGAAAAATACGATGCGGTGATCATGATCGATGAATGTCATTCTTCGGGCTTCCTGGGTAAAACAGGTCGCGGCACCCACGAATACAGGGGCGTGATGGGTAAGATCGATATCATTACCGGTACGCTGGGAAAGGCGCTGGGCGGTGCTTCCGGCGGATTCACTTCCGGGAAAAAAGAAGTGATTGAAATGCTGCGACAGAAATCCCGACCCTATTTATTCAGTAATACGCTGGCTCCTTCAATTGTTGGGGGCTCTATTGCCGTGCTGGATATGCTTTCTGCTTCTACACAGTTAAGAGATAAACTGGAATACAACACAAAATATTTCCGTGAAAAAATGACGGCGGCAGGTTTCGATATTAAACCCGGCGACCATCCTATTGTGCCGATCATGTTGTATGATGCGGTGCTGGCAGCAGACTTTGCGGCGAAGCTGCTTGATGAGGGCATTTATGTGATCGGGTTTTTCTTTCCTGTAGTGCCTAAAGGGCAGGCCCGCATCCGGGTACAGCTCAGCGCCGGCCACGAACAGGAGCACCTGGACAAAGCCATTGCTGCCTTTACTAAAGTGGGCAAAGAGCTGGGCGTTTTAAAATAA